The following coding sequences are from one Mesorhizobium onobrychidis window:
- a CDS encoding phosphotransferase family protein, producing MPLNADFDPAALKGFLANRFGDAAMTFERIGGGQSNPTYFVDYGAHRMVLRKKPAGPILRGAHAVDREFRVLEALAPTNVPVPAPVLYHDGVEPLGTPFYLMERLDGRVFHDCSLPGLVPAERRGVYFGMAEAMAKLHAVRPDEVGLGDYGRPGNYFERQIGRWTRQLRESPSDRIPALEAVADWLPQHMPADDGRVSIAHGDFRLGNLLFHPGKPEVIGILDWELSTIGHPLADLGFCSMTWHSTPDEYGGILGLDHAALGIPSQREFLDHYFAHAVPTAPLERFHLVFSLFRFAVIFVGIADRARAGSAASADAAGKWPLAGRFAARAQEIIQGARPWSAA from the coding sequence ATGCCGTTGAATGCGGATTTCGATCCTGCGGCATTGAAGGGCTTTCTCGCGAACCGCTTCGGCGATGCCGCAATGACGTTCGAGCGGATCGGCGGCGGGCAGTCCAACCCCACCTACTTCGTCGACTATGGTGCGCATCGCATGGTGCTGCGCAAGAAGCCGGCCGGGCCGATCCTGCGTGGGGCGCATGCCGTCGATCGCGAATTCCGCGTGCTTGAAGCGCTCGCACCGACCAATGTCCCGGTGCCCGCGCCGGTGCTCTATCACGACGGTGTCGAGCCGCTCGGCACGCCCTTCTACCTGATGGAGCGGCTGGATGGTCGCGTCTTCCACGACTGTTCGCTGCCTGGCCTTGTCCCCGCGGAGCGACGCGGCGTCTATTTCGGCATGGCCGAAGCGATGGCCAAATTGCATGCTGTCCGTCCCGACGAGGTCGGTCTCGGCGACTACGGCCGGCCCGGCAACTATTTCGAGCGCCAGATTGGCCGCTGGACCAGGCAGCTCAGGGAATCGCCGAGCGACAGAATTCCGGCACTCGAAGCGGTCGCCGACTGGCTGCCGCAGCATATGCCCGCGGATGATGGACGCGTGTCGATCGCCCATGGCGACTTCCGCCTCGGAAATCTGCTGTTCCATCCCGGCAAGCCGGAGGTGATCGGCATTCTCGATTGGGAGCTGTCGACGATCGGCCATCCGCTCGCCGATCTCGGCTTTTGTTCAATGACCTGGCATTCGACCCCGGACGAATATGGTGGCATCCTCGGCCTCGATCATGCCGCACTCGGCATCCCCAGCCAGCGCGAATTCCTCGACCATTATTTCGCGCACGCCGTGCCCACCGCGCCCCTGGAACGCTTCCACCTGGTTTTTTCGCTGTTCCGTTTCGCGGTGATCTTCGTCGGCATCGCCGACCGGGCGCGGGCAGGCAGCGCGGCGTCGGCCGATGCCGCCGGCAAGTGGCCTCTCGCCGGTCGCTTTGCCGCACGTGCTCAAGAGATCATCCAAGGGGCAAGACCGTGGAGCGCCGCCTGA
- a CDS encoding sarcosine oxidase subunit beta family protein, whose amino-acid sequence MSRYSAFSIFRNTLSGQKNWQRAWRAAEPKPAYDVIVIGGGGHGLATAFYLAENHGIRNVAVLEKGYIGGGNVGRNTTVIRSNYLLDGNTQFYEFSMKLWENMSRALNFNVMFSQRGQLVTAHSADQLDGFSHRANIMRLNGIDADILDRDEVRRLVPYLDFSDTARFPIHGAIFQGRAGTARHDAVAWGYARAADGHGVDIIQNCEVTGFLRDGDSIVGVETTKGRIGAGKVGLAVAGHTSVLGAKAGLELPIESHVLQAFVTEPLKPLVDHVVAYGADHFYVSQSDKGGLVFGGNLDGYNSYAQRGNLGVVREVAEAAIALMPCISRVRLLRHWGGVMDMTPDASPIICPTPIEGLFLNGGWCYGGFKATPASGWCFAHTIATGKPHPLIAAYGLDRFRTGHTLDEAGAGPCAWLQ is encoded by the coding sequence ATGTCGCGCTACTCGGCATTTTCAATTTTCCGCAACACGCTGTCTGGTCAGAAGAACTGGCAGCGCGCCTGGCGGGCGGCGGAGCCAAAACCGGCCTACGACGTGATCGTCATCGGCGGCGGTGGACACGGCCTCGCTACCGCCTTCTACCTCGCCGAGAACCACGGCATCCGCAATGTCGCGGTGCTCGAAAAAGGCTATATCGGCGGCGGCAATGTCGGCCGCAACACCACCGTCATCCGCTCCAACTACCTGCTCGACGGCAACACCCAGTTCTACGAATTCTCGATGAAACTCTGGGAGAACATGTCGCGGGCGTTGAATTTCAACGTCATGTTCTCGCAGCGCGGCCAGCTCGTCACTGCGCATTCGGCCGATCAGCTCGATGGCTTCAGTCACCGCGCCAACATCATGCGGCTGAACGGCATCGATGCCGATATCCTCGACCGCGACGAGGTGCGCCGGCTGGTGCCCTATCTCGATTTTTCCGACACGGCCCGCTTTCCGATCCATGGCGCCATCTTCCAGGGCCGGGCGGGCACGGCGCGCCACGACGCCGTCGCCTGGGGCTACGCGCGCGCTGCCGACGGCCATGGCGTCGACATTATTCAGAACTGCGAGGTGACAGGCTTCCTCCGCGACGGCGACAGTATCGTCGGCGTCGAAACGACGAAAGGCCGGATCGGCGCCGGCAAGGTCGGCCTCGCTGTTGCCGGTCATACATCCGTGCTCGGCGCCAAGGCCGGCCTTGAACTGCCGATCGAAAGCCACGTCCTGCAGGCCTTCGTCACCGAACCGCTGAAGCCGTTGGTAGACCACGTCGTCGCCTACGGTGCTGACCATTTCTACGTCAGCCAGTCGGACAAGGGCGGGTTGGTCTTCGGCGGCAATCTCGACGGCTACAATTCCTACGCCCAGCGCGGCAATCTCGGCGTCGTGCGCGAAGTGGCGGAGGCGGCGATTGCGCTGATGCCATGCATTTCGCGCGTCCGTCTGCTGCGCCATTGGGGCGGCGTCATGGACATGACGCCCGATGCCAGCCCGATCATCTGCCCGACACCTATCGAGGGCCTCTTTCTCAACGGCGGCTGGTGCTACGGCGGCTTCAAGGCGACGCCGGCTTCCGGCTGGTGCTTCGCCCACACGATCGCCACCGGCAAGCCGCACCCCTTGATCGCAGCCTACGGGCTCGATCGTTTCCGCACCGGCCACACGCTCGACGAGGCCGGCGCCGGTCCTTGCGCCTGGCTGCAATAG
- a CDS encoding sarcosine oxidase subunit alpha family protein, protein MSSNHKRLSMGGRIDREQPVDFTFDGRTLAGYRGDTLASALLANGVTLVGRSFKYHRPRGIFSAGPEEPNALVTLATAGRRQPNLPATTLELADGVVAESQNRWPSLAFDVQSANGLLAPFLSAGFYYKTFMGPTRRAWMFYEHFIRKAAGLGRAGTDPDPDRYEVRHAFADVAIVGGGPAGLSAARAAAAAGARVALIEQDFLLGGQLLAEPSDSAAAAWLRQAEAELEGSETVTLMKRTTAFGIYDGNVIGLVEQRDPTNPQPAGEARQTFTMLRARSIVFATGAIERPMVFSNNDRPGVMLASAARTYLNRFAVLPGKKTIVATSNDGAWRAAFDLADAGAEVTVADVRAAPPEALVAEAARFGVMVRAKTHIVDVRGGHAVRRATLNGPDGQSETACDLVCVSGGWSPTVHLTSHLGVKPQYRDDIGGFVPGAFPADRFGAGSMMGIYSTADAIEDGHRAGTEAAWFCGKSTPAHAPSKLDLGETAAAPLHEILPAGRGKAFVDFQMDVTTGDIEIAHREGYQSVEHLKRYTTLGMGTDQGKTSNFAALAAMAALRNATIPETGATTFRPPYTPVAIGALAGRAIGHHFKPIRRTPMHDWHMANGAKMLEVGLWMRPYFYRQSGLDVNEAYVAEMRSVRQAAGLMDISTLGKIDVQGPDAAIFLDRIYANGFAKLPVGRARYGVMLRDDGIVFDDGTTTRLAENRFFMTTSTAKAADVLSRLEFLLDTAWPDLRVAVTSVSDEWAAMSVAGPKSRAILSAAFPALDVSDAALAHMGLLESEWQGRALRILRLSYSGERAYEIYVGATAGEQLWSRLLKAGRPLGLKPYGVEALGALRVEKGHVAGPEIDGRTTLDDLGLGRMAGKRTGFVGDVLRRRPAFQAPDRQRLVGLECIEEGKRLRGGAILFLPGEKPYGHGRGRVTSVTFSPERGHYVGLALLAGDVASEGSEVVAVYPMKAETVRARIVSPVFLDPQGERLHG, encoded by the coding sequence ATGAGTTCGAACCACAAGCGGCTGTCGATGGGTGGCCGCATCGACCGCGAGCAGCCGGTCGATTTTACCTTCGATGGCAGGACGCTGGCTGGATATCGCGGCGACACGCTCGCCTCCGCGCTGCTCGCCAACGGCGTCACCCTGGTCGGGCGCAGCTTCAAATATCATCGTCCACGCGGCATTTTTTCCGCCGGGCCCGAGGAGCCGAATGCGCTGGTCACGCTCGCAACCGCAGGCAGGCGCCAGCCGAACCTGCCGGCGACGACACTGGAACTTGCAGACGGCGTAGTCGCGGAAAGCCAGAACCGCTGGCCCTCGCTCGCCTTTGACGTGCAAAGCGCCAACGGCCTGTTGGCGCCGTTCCTTTCGGCCGGCTTCTACTACAAGACCTTCATGGGCCCGACGCGACGCGCCTGGATGTTCTACGAGCACTTTATCCGCAAGGCGGCCGGGCTGGGCAGGGCCGGCACCGACCCCGATCCCGACCGTTACGAGGTTCGTCATGCCTTTGCCGATGTCGCAATCGTCGGCGGCGGCCCGGCGGGATTGTCGGCGGCGCGTGCTGCCGCAGCGGCCGGCGCGCGGGTGGCGCTGATCGAACAGGATTTCCTGCTCGGCGGCCAGCTTCTGGCGGAGCCGTCCGACAGCGCAGCGGCCGCATGGTTGAGACAGGCCGAGGCCGAGCTCGAGGGCTCCGAAACCGTCACTCTGATGAAGCGGACAACCGCTTTCGGCATCTATGACGGCAATGTCATCGGACTGGTCGAGCAACGCGACCCAACCAATCCGCAGCCGGCCGGCGAAGCGCGGCAGACATTCACCATGCTTCGCGCCCGCTCGATCGTTTTCGCCACCGGCGCCATCGAGCGACCCATGGTGTTCTCCAACAACGACCGGCCTGGCGTCATGCTTGCCTCGGCTGCCCGGACCTACCTCAACCGCTTCGCCGTTCTACCGGGCAAGAAAACCATCGTCGCCACCAGCAATGACGGCGCCTGGCGCGCCGCCTTTGACCTTGCCGATGCCGGCGCGGAGGTAACGGTTGCCGATGTTCGCGCAGCGCCGCCCGAAGCACTTGTCGCAGAAGCCGCACGGTTCGGCGTGATGGTTCGGGCCAAAACGCATATCGTCGACGTGCGCGGCGGCCATGCCGTCAGGCGTGCAACGCTCAACGGACCGGACGGCCAATCGGAAACGGCCTGCGACCTGGTCTGCGTGTCCGGCGGCTGGTCGCCAACCGTGCATCTCACCTCGCATCTTGGCGTAAAACCTCAATATCGCGACGACATTGGCGGCTTCGTGCCGGGCGCGTTTCCGGCGGACCGGTTCGGCGCCGGCTCGATGATGGGAATTTATTCGACCGCCGATGCCATCGAGGACGGTCATCGCGCCGGCACCGAGGCGGCATGGTTCTGCGGCAAGTCGACGCCGGCGCACGCCCCGTCGAAACTCGATCTCGGCGAGACCGCCGCGGCCCCGCTTCACGAAATCCTGCCCGCTGGACGTGGAAAAGCCTTCGTCGATTTCCAGATGGACGTGACGACCGGGGATATCGAGATCGCCCATCGCGAGGGCTATCAGTCGGTGGAGCACCTGAAGCGCTACACCACGCTTGGCATGGGCACCGACCAGGGCAAGACCAGCAATTTTGCGGCGCTTGCCGCAATGGCGGCCTTACGCAACGCAACGATCCCCGAGACCGGCGCCACGACCTTTCGACCGCCCTATACGCCGGTCGCCATCGGTGCGCTTGCCGGACGCGCCATCGGCCATCATTTCAAGCCGATCCGCCGTACGCCGATGCACGACTGGCACATGGCGAACGGCGCCAAGATGCTGGAGGTCGGGCTCTGGATGCGGCCCTATTTCTACAGGCAATCCGGGCTCGACGTGAACGAAGCCTATGTCGCCGAAATGCGGAGTGTGCGCCAGGCCGCAGGCCTGATGGACATCTCCACCCTCGGCAAGATCGACGTCCAGGGCCCGGATGCCGCGATTTTCCTCGATCGCATCTACGCCAATGGCTTTGCCAAACTGCCGGTTGGCCGTGCGCGCTACGGCGTCATGCTGCGCGACGACGGCATCGTCTTCGACGACGGCACCACGACGCGGCTGGCCGAGAACCGGTTCTTCATGACCACCTCGACCGCCAAGGCCGCCGACGTGCTGTCGCGTCTTGAATTCCTGCTCGATACGGCCTGGCCGGATTTGCGCGTCGCAGTGACCTCGGTGAGCGATGAATGGGCGGCGATGTCGGTTGCCGGACCGAAAAGCCGCGCAATTCTGAGTGCCGCGTTTCCCGCTCTCGATGTTTCCGACGCGGCACTTGCGCATATGGGATTGCTCGAAAGCGAATGGCAGGGCCGTGCGCTCCGCATCCTGCGCCTCAGTTATTCCGGCGAGCGCGCCTACGAAATCTATGTCGGCGCAACTGCCGGTGAACAGCTTTGGAGCCGCCTGCTCAAAGCAGGCAGGCCGCTCGGCCTGAAACCTTACGGCGTCGAGGCGCTCGGCGCGCTGCGTGTCGAAAAGGGCCATGTCGCCGGACCTGAAATCGATGGGCGCACGACGCTCGACGATCTCGGCCTCGGCCGCATGGCGGGCAAGCGTACCGGCTTCGTCGGCGACGTGCTGCGACGGCGCCCCGCCTTCCAGGCGCCCGACCGCCAGCGCCTGGTCGGACTGGAATGCATCGAGGAGGGAAAACGCCTTCGCGGTGGCGCCATCCTGTTTCTGCCGGGCGAGAAACCTTACGGCCACGGGCGCGGCCGCGTGACTTCCGTCACCTTCAGCCCCGAACGCGGCCACTATGTCGGGCTGGCCTTGCTTGCCGGCGATGTCGCTAGCGAAGGAAGCGAGGTCGTGGCCGTCTATCCGATGAAAGCCGAAACGGTCCGTGCCCGAATCGTCTCGCCGGTATTCCTCGATCCGCAGGGGGAGCGACTGCATGGCTAG
- a CDS encoding SMP-30/gluconolactonase/LRE family protein, whose protein sequence is MKIEVVVDVKTTLGEGPLWDVEQERLYWIDSFDGRVFRATADGREIRCWDVPMKIGSMALRKDGNGAVVSLQRGFHLLDFATGEVTLIHDPEPDKPMNRLNDGKVDRRGRFFAGSMDTMEEGPSGGLYRLDPDFSVTRIDSGIICSNGPCWSPDDRTFYFADTWTGEIWAYDYDIATGAAGNRRTFVRVDTSRGGAADGSTVDAEGFLWNALVYDGRLVRYTPDGSVDRIIDMPVKKVTSVMFGGPKLDTLYVTSMAKPPLPRFPGDGVLRGSLFAITGLGIKGVAEPRFAG, encoded by the coding sequence ATGAAGATCGAAGTCGTGGTGGACGTGAAGACCACGCTGGGCGAGGGACCATTGTGGGACGTCGAACAGGAGCGCCTCTACTGGATCGACAGTTTCGACGGGCGCGTGTTTCGGGCGACCGCCGATGGGCGCGAGATCCGTTGCTGGGATGTGCCGATGAAGATCGGCTCGATGGCTCTGCGCAAGGACGGCAACGGCGCGGTGGTCTCGCTTCAGCGCGGCTTCCATCTGCTCGATTTCGCCACCGGCGAGGTGACGCTGATCCACGATCCGGAACCGGACAAGCCGATGAACCGGCTCAATGACGGCAAGGTCGACCGGCGCGGACGTTTCTTCGCCGGCTCCATGGACACGATGGAGGAGGGGCCATCCGGCGGCCTTTACCGGCTCGATCCGGATTTCTCCGTCACCAGGATCGATTCAGGCATCATCTGTTCCAATGGCCCGTGCTGGAGCCCCGACGATCGCACCTTTTATTTCGCCGACACCTGGACCGGCGAGATCTGGGCCTACGACTATGACATCGCGACTGGCGCTGCCGGCAACCGGCGCACCTTCGTCCGTGTCGACACCAGCCGGGGTGGCGCTGCCGATGGGTCGACCGTCGATGCCGAAGGCTTCCTCTGGAATGCCCTCGTCTATGACGGCCGGCTGGTGCGTTATACGCCCGACGGCAGCGTCGATCGCATCATCGACATGCCCGTCAAGAAGGTCACCAGCGTGATGTTCGGCGGGCCGAAACTCGACACCCTCTATGTGACCTCGATGGCAAAACCGCCGTTACCGCGCTTCCCCGGCGATGGCGTCCTGCGCGGCAGCCTGTTCGCAATAACCGGCCTTGGCATCAAGGGCGTGGCGGAACCACGCTTCGCCGGATGA
- a CDS encoding 3-hydroxyacyl-CoA dehydrogenase codes for MMKVAIVGSGFIGRAWAISFARAGHDVRMWDQSPAASEGARDYIAGVLGDLAANDLLRGQPIDAVLGRIAVVAELEEALADAVHIQENTPENLDVKREVFSLIDAMAGPQAVIASSTSALLPSKFTDHLQGRHRCLVVHPINPPYLIPAAEVVPAPWTSSETVERTRAFLVDAGHAPLVMKHELDGFIMNRLQGALLEEAFRLVADGYASVEDVDIGIRDGLALRWSFMGPFETIDLNAPGGVRDYVERYQTIYSNIFPQMLRRVDWAGEVMATVEADRRKRLPREELGERQVWRDRRLMALAAHKRKSDQEFGR; via the coding sequence ATGATGAAGGTAGCAATTGTCGGCAGCGGGTTCATCGGACGGGCCTGGGCGATCAGCTTCGCCCGCGCCGGCCATGATGTGCGGATGTGGGACCAGTCGCCGGCCGCGAGCGAAGGTGCCCGCGACTACATCGCCGGCGTGCTGGGCGACCTCGCCGCGAACGATCTGCTGCGGGGGCAGCCAATCGACGCCGTGCTTGGTCGCATCGCCGTCGTTGCTGAGCTGGAAGAAGCGCTGGCCGATGCGGTCCATATCCAGGAGAACACGCCCGAAAACCTCGACGTGAAGCGCGAGGTGTTCTCCCTGATCGACGCAATGGCCGGTCCGCAGGCGGTGATCGCCAGTTCCACCTCGGCGTTGCTGCCATCGAAATTCACCGACCATCTGCAAGGGCGGCACCGCTGCCTGGTCGTGCATCCGATCAATCCGCCCTATCTCATCCCGGCCGCGGAAGTCGTGCCGGCGCCATGGACTTCTTCCGAAACGGTCGAAAGGACCCGCGCCTTCCTGGTCGATGCGGGCCACGCGCCGCTGGTGATGAAGCACGAGCTCGACGGCTTCATCATGAACCGCCTGCAGGGCGCGCTGCTGGAGGAGGCTTTCCGGCTCGTCGCCGACGGCTATGCCAGCGTCGAGGACGTCGATATCGGCATTCGCGACGGGCTGGCGCTGCGCTGGTCTTTCATGGGTCCGTTCGAGACGATCGACCTCAATGCGCCGGGCGGTGTACGCGACTATGTCGAGCGCTACCAGACGATCTATTCGAACATTTTTCCGCAAATGCTGCGCCGCGTCGACTGGGCCGGCGAGGTCATGGCAACCGTCGAGGCGGATCGCCGCAAGCGGCTGCCGCGGGAAGAACTCGGCGAACGGCAGGTGTGGCGCGACCGCCGGCTGATGGCGCTGGCGGCGCATAAGAGAAAATCGGATCAGGAGTTCGGACGATGA
- a CDS encoding sarcosine oxidase subunit gamma — MASPDFSLSVADCPLIEIEGWDGTLGQFEKSVTASLGTKLPASVGETVRQKGLLVIRVAPRRLWLALDDGIEAPSLAVDPDLGCSVSLDEGRVRFRMAGADVARVLSKCIAVDWRAPAAAPGRAVLTSLHHVPVLFLRTGDTACELIVPRSFSQSLSDWISGLGC, encoded by the coding sequence ATGGCTAGCCCGGATTTCAGCCTGTCCGTGGCCGATTGCCCGCTCATCGAGATCGAGGGCTGGGACGGCACGCTGGGGCAATTCGAAAAGAGCGTCACGGCGTCGCTCGGCACGAAACTTCCTGCCTCGGTCGGAGAGACGGTTCGCCAAAAAGGTCTCCTCGTGATCCGCGTCGCGCCTCGCCGTCTCTGGCTGGCTCTCGACGACGGTATTGAAGCGCCTTCGCTTGCCGTCGACCCAGATCTCGGTTGTTCGGTCTCTCTCGACGAAGGTCGCGTGCGTTTCAGAATGGCTGGGGCCGACGTCGCGCGGGTCCTCTCCAAATGTATCGCCGTAGACTGGCGCGCGCCGGCGGCCGCCCCGGGCCGCGCCGTGCTGACATCCTTGCACCATGTGCCCGTGCTTTTCCTGCGCACCGGCGATACCGCGTGCGAACTCATCGTGCCGCGAAGTTTTTCGCAAAGCCTCTCGGACTGGATTTCCGGACTGGGTTGCTGA
- a CDS encoding 3-keto-5-aminohexanoate cleavage protein, which yields MTETSHKPGAMQTRSKIIITCAVTGAIHTPTMSPYLPITPDQIASEAIAAAEAGAAILHLHARDPETGKPDQTPEAFARFLPRIKQATNAAINITTGGSPYMKVEERVRPAAQFKPEVASLNMGSINFGLYHLVGKYETFKFDWEKPHLEATRDLVFRNSFKDIEYILATCYDNGTRFEFECYDIAHLYNLSHFADRGLVKPPFFVQSVFGLLGGIGTHPEDVAHMKRTADRLFGDQFRWSVLGAGASQLRIAAQSAALGGNIRVGLEDSLWAGKGRLAKSNAEQVVLARKIIEGLGMEVATPDEAREILSLKGGDKVAF from the coding sequence ATGACGGAAACAAGCCACAAGCCCGGCGCTATGCAGACCAGGAGCAAAATTATCATCACCTGTGCGGTGACGGGGGCGATCCATACACCGACCATGTCGCCCTATCTGCCGATCACGCCGGACCAGATCGCTTCAGAGGCGATCGCGGCGGCGGAGGCAGGTGCGGCGATCCTGCACCTGCATGCCCGCGACCCCGAGACCGGCAAGCCCGACCAGACGCCGGAGGCCTTCGCCCGCTTCCTTCCGCGCATCAAGCAGGCCACCAACGCCGCCATAAACATCACCACTGGCGGCAGCCCCTATATGAAGGTCGAGGAGCGCGTGCGACCGGCAGCCCAGTTCAAGCCTGAGGTCGCTTCGCTCAATATGGGCTCGATCAATTTCGGGCTCTATCACCTCGTGGGCAAATACGAGACTTTCAAGTTCGACTGGGAAAAGCCGCATCTGGAAGCGACGCGCGACCTGGTGTTCCGCAACTCGTTCAAAGACATCGAGTACATTCTTGCGACCTGCTACGACAACGGCACGCGCTTCGAGTTCGAGTGCTACGACATCGCCCACCTCTACAACCTCTCGCACTTCGCCGATCGCGGGCTGGTGAAGCCGCCGTTCTTCGTGCAGTCGGTGTTCGGGCTGCTTGGCGGCATAGGCACCCATCCCGAAGACGTCGCTCATATGAAGCGCACCGCCGACCGGCTGTTCGGCGACCAGTTCCGCTGGTCGGTGCTCGGTGCCGGCGCCAGCCAGTTGCGCATCGCGGCGCAGTCGGCAGCGCTTGGCGGCAACATCAGGGTTGGCCTGGAGGACAGTCTGTGGGCCGGCAAGGGCCGGCTGGCAAAGTCGAACGCCGAACAGGTTGTACTTGCCCGCAAGATCATCGAGGGGCTTGGCATGGAGGTGGCGACGCCCGACGAGGCGCGCGAGATCCTGTCACTGAAGGGCGGCGACAAGGTCGCGTTCTGA
- a CDS encoding sarcosine oxidase subunit delta produces the protein MLRIECPCCGLRDHDEFRYGGDASVTRPAHDDPDPQAWYAYVYLRTNPAGPHREFWQHVIGCRQWLVVERDTRNHAIASVDFARKLPPRKSLARKSPA, from the coding sequence ATGCTGCGCATCGAATGCCCCTGCTGCGGTCTGCGCGACCATGACGAGTTCCGCTACGGCGGAGACGCTTCCGTCACGCGCCCGGCCCACGACGATCCCGATCCGCAGGCCTGGTACGCTTATGTCTATCTCAGGACGAACCCGGCAGGCCCGCACCGCGAATTCTGGCAGCACGTGATCGGCTGCCGCCAATGGCTGGTGGTCGAACGCGACACGCGCAATCACGCCATCGCATCCGTTGACTTCGCCAGGAAATTACCCCCCAGGAAATCGCTGGCCAGGAAATCACCCGCATGA
- a CDS encoding acyl-CoA dehydrogenase family protein yields the protein MNFDIPARTQDYRVRIADFVEREILPLEADKTSYDAHGNIALPLLETLRAKARMAGLWCLQLKPESGGAGLGKMDMAVCYEEMNRSIFGPVVFNSAAPDDGNMMVLEALGTPAQKEKWLKPIVEGKVRSAFAMTEPHPGGGSDPSMIMTRAKRRGDKYVVTGRKWFITGAEEASHFILIARTSDDPRHGLSALMFHKDQPGWRIMRRIEIMGPEEHGGHCELEFDGLEIPVEDMLAGEGRGMKVTQVRLGPARLTHCMRWLGLSKRCVEIARAYAAERHGFGQRLADRESVQLKLGDLAMRIEIGRILVMKAAWELDRGGFARKEVSMAKVQVANVLHDAADVAIQINGARGYSKDTVLEWIYRYARQARLVDGADEVHKMVLNRFLNEEEKGFWRWTVEGEA from the coding sequence ATGAATTTCGACATTCCCGCCCGCACCCAAGATTACCGCGTCCGCATTGCCGACTTCGTCGAGCGTGAGATCCTGCCGCTCGAGGCCGACAAGACGTCCTATGATGCACATGGAAATATCGCCTTGCCGCTGCTGGAGACGCTTCGCGCCAAGGCGCGTATGGCGGGCCTGTGGTGCCTGCAACTCAAGCCCGAATCCGGCGGCGCCGGTCTCGGGAAGATGGACATGGCGGTCTGCTACGAGGAGATGAACCGGTCGATCTTCGGACCCGTGGTGTTTAATTCGGCAGCGCCCGACGATGGCAACATGATGGTTCTGGAGGCGCTCGGCACGCCAGCGCAAAAGGAAAAATGGCTGAAGCCGATTGTCGAGGGCAAGGTGCGCTCGGCCTTTGCCATGACCGAACCGCACCCCGGCGGCGGTTCGGACCCTTCGATGATCATGACGCGTGCGAAGCGGCGCGGCGACAAATATGTTGTGACCGGCCGCAAATGGTTCATCACCGGCGCGGAGGAGGCCAGCCATTTCATTCTGATCGCGCGAACCTCGGACGACCCGCGCCATGGTCTGTCGGCCCTGATGTTCCACAAGGACCAGCCGGGCTGGCGCATCATGCGCCGCATCGAGATCATGGGCCCGGAGGAGCATGGCGGGCATTGCGAGCTCGAATTCGATGGGCTCGAAATCCCTGTCGAAGATATGCTTGCCGGCGAGGGCAGGGGCATGAAGGTGACGCAGGTGCGGCTCGGCCCGGCGCGGCTTACCCACTGCATGCGCTGGCTCGGATTGTCCAAGCGCTGCGTCGAGATCGCGCGCGCCTACGCTGCCGAGCGCCATGGTTTTGGCCAGCGCCTCGCCGACCGCGAAAGCGTCCAGCTGAAGCTCGGCGACCTCGCCATGCGCATCGAGATCGGCCGCATCCTGGTGATGAAGGCTGCGTGGGAACTGGACCGCGGCGGCTTTGCCCGCAAGGAAGTGTCGATGGCCAAGGTCCAGGTCGCCAATGTGCTGCATGACGCGGCCGATGTGGCGATCCAGATCAATGGCGCGCGGGGCTATTCGAAGGACACGGTGCTCGAATGGATCTACCGCTATGCTCGCCAGGCGCGGCTGGTCGATGGCGCCGATGAGGTCCACAAGATGGTGCTGAACCGTTTCCTCAACGAGGAAGAGAAGGGCTTCTGGCGCTGGACTGTCGAAGGCGAGGCATAA